Proteins encoded by one window of Shewanella avicenniae:
- the bioC gene encoding malonyl-ACP O-methyltransferase BioC — MSTPKPQAATELVAQRFSQAARQYQQHDVVQRQTRRRLLEMLQAPVGRLLDVGAGPGTDFYQLKPNQVVAVDIAQGMLAQLSQSYTDYLALAGDAIKLPLLDASVDCYFSNLALQWCDNLAQVAAEAYRVLRPNGQLAVAVVIADSLLELRQLGLQRRTFVELESWQKAFGSQAWQVLSVSCETHQCFFNDLRSLLYSIKGVGASSVTESSGLRGKRHWTRLQQQAELMRQPQGLPLSYQVLYITARK, encoded by the coding sequence ATGTCAACGCCTAAACCGCAGGCGGCCACAGAGCTTGTGGCGCAGCGATTTTCTCAGGCCGCCCGCCAATATCAGCAACATGATGTGGTGCAACGGCAAACTCGGCGCCGACTGCTGGAGATGTTACAGGCGCCCGTTGGGCGTCTGCTCGATGTTGGGGCTGGACCCGGAACAGACTTTTACCAACTTAAGCCTAATCAAGTAGTTGCGGTTGACATAGCGCAAGGAATGTTGGCGCAACTTAGTCAAAGCTACACCGATTACCTCGCATTGGCTGGGGATGCGATAAAACTGCCGCTACTCGATGCGTCTGTGGACTGTTATTTTTCAAATCTTGCATTGCAGTGGTGCGACAATCTGGCGCAAGTCGCCGCTGAGGCGTATCGTGTGTTACGTCCAAATGGGCAACTGGCGGTTGCGGTTGTGATTGCCGATAGTCTGCTTGAGCTTCGCCAGTTAGGCTTGCAACGGCGCACTTTTGTCGAGCTTGAGTCGTGGCAAAAAGCCTTTGGCAGCCAAGCGTGGCAGGTGTTATCGGTATCTTGCGAGACGCATCAATGCTTTTTTAACGATTTACGTAGTTTGCTGTATTCCATTAAAGGCGTGGGTGCGTCTTCGGTGACCGAATCCAGCGGGCTGCGAGGTAAGCGACATTGGACACGGTTGCAACAGCAAGCCGAGTTGATGCGCCAACCACAAGGTTTGCCGCTGAGTTATCAGGTTTTATATATTACTGCGCGCAAATAG